The genomic stretch gccggGCGGTAGCAGAGCGCGGCCACCTCCTCGCCGTAGGCGCGCCACGCCAGGCGGGTGGCCATCAGACTGAGccccagccacagcagcagcagctggcacagcGCGGCACGCACGTCCTGCGTCGCCCACTCGGCCGCCAGCTCCCGGCCCAGCGCGCCCAGCGCCTCCCAGACCGCCGCcatcgccgccgccgccgtcgcCGTTACCGGacggggcggggcgcggcgcggcggggcggggcggcggcatGGCGGGTGCGCGCTACTCCCGGCAGCTGTGcgtgcggggccgggggcggcggggtCCGGCCGCTCGCTTTCCTGTCGCTGAGCGCCCGCCGTGCCCCGCAGGTTGGTGCTGGGAGACGGCGGGCGGCGGCTGCGGGAAGCCGCGGTGCTGGTGGGGGGGCTGCGCGGGGTCGGAGCgcaggcggcggcggcgctggTGCTGGCCGGGGCGCGGAGGGTCGTCCTGCACGagagcggcgcggcgcggggcggggtGCAGGTACGGTGTGCGGGGTCACGGCGATGGTAcgggtgctgctgggggctcGGTGTGGGTGCTGTCCCTTTAAATGGGTCCGGGGGGTTGGGAGAAGGCGTATGGGTACAGGGAGGCATCCCGGTGCGTGGATGGGTCTCAATAAGGGATGCGAGCCATGGGGATGGGAACGGCTGGGAGATCTCTGTCCCAGTGGGGATTGGGGTGCCTGTGCTAGGGATGGTGTGGGCTCTCTGTTCCGGGTCTGGTTCCCATCAGTGCCGCAGGCCCACGAGTGCCGCTGCCCCACAGTTCCTCCAGGGGGAGTGCAGTGTGGAACAGAACCGTGCTGAGGCATCCCAGCGGCTGCTGGCCGCACTGAACCCTGATGTGGAAGTGTCAGTGCACTCTGGGGAGCTATCGGAGGAGTTCCTCACTGCCTTCCAGGTGAGTCTGGCCCCCAGCCCAGGGGTGCCATGGCGCTCCAGTGCCCACTGACAGCCCTGCGCAGGTGGTGGTGCTGACCGAGTGCCcgctggaggagcagctccgTGTTGGGGACATCTGCCATGCCAACGGTGTCTGCTTCATCGTGGCCGATGCCAAAGGGCTGGCAGGGTAAGGACTTAGCACTGCGTGGCACCAGGTGGCTGCCCCTTCTTACCCTCCCCTGTCCCTCCATGCCCCCATAAGCCTGGTGGATGGGACCTGCCCActctcagagctgcagtgtCCCTGCCCAGGCAGCTCTTCTGTGACTTTGGGGAGCACTTCGTTGTCCGTGACCCGGGGGAAGGGGACCCACTCTGTGCCACTGTGCAGCACATCTCCCAGGTTGGAAGCTCTGTGGTTGTCCCTGCACCCCAGCATGGCAGCTTTTCAGCTCCATGTCTCTGACCCAAAATGCTGCCTGGATTGAAGCTGCACGCTCACATCTCCTCTGCTCAGGGCAACCCGGGGATCGTGACGTGCGCAGGGGCAGACAAGAACTATGGCCACCGCTTCAGTGATGGTGATCTGGTGATGTTTTCTGGTGTGGAGGGCATGGTGGAGCTGAACAGCAGCGAGCCCTGCCCTGTACGCGTGCTGGGTGAGTGCCCACCCCAGGGTCTGCGGGGGTCCCTGGTGGTGACCGTGACACCCATCCTCCCCTGCTCCCCAGATGGCTTCAGGTTGGAGATTGGTGACACAAGCACCTTCTCGCCATACTGCGGTGGGGGCCGGGTTTCGGAGGTGCGGCCACGCCAGGAGCACTCGTATGTACGTGCCCCCGTGCCACCGCAGTGccacccccagcagcagccccgtGCCCCCACcatgtccccactgtccccgTGCTGTGTCAGCAGGAGCCCCTCCGCCAGGCGCTGGCGATGCCCAGGATCCAGGCCAGGAGCTCCACGGAGCTGCTGCGCAGCCGCAGTCTGCACGCTGCCTTCCAGGCCCTGCACGCCTTCTGCCAAGAGCGGCGCCGCCTGCCTCAGCCCCGGGCATCTGTGAGTTTCCTCCCAGCCCCCCCGGCCCGTGCCCCCTACAGCACTGCCATTGCCCCTCTACCCACAGGAGGACGCTGAGCGTGTGCTGGAGCTGGCACGTGAGCTGGGCTCGGCGCTGGGCCCCCTGGATGAGGATGTTGTGCGAGCGTTTGCCAGCGTCAGTGCTGGGGAGCTGTGCCCGGTGGCATCCTTCATTGGTGCGCTGGCTGCCCAGGAGGCCATGAAGGTGAGCAGCCGTGCGGCGAGCTCTGCTGTCTCCGAGCGCTCGGTGGCCACGAGAGGGcacctgctgccttcctggggacACTGGGTGCTCAGAGCAGGGCCCTGGGCGGGGTGATGTGGTGCCAATGCTGGGCACAGGCACTTCTCTCGCCCCAGGCCATCACGGGGAAGTTCCTGCCCCTGGATCAGTGGTTTTACTTTGACGCCCTGGAGTGCCTGGCCGTGGAGGGGGCTGCGAGGCTGATGCCGGAGGACTGCGCCCCGGTGAGTGGCCACTGCCGCTGGGTGCCGCGATGCCGTGCCCACCTCCACTGACAGCGATCCCTCTCCCAGCAGAGGGGATCCCGCTACGATGGACAGATTGCCGTGTTCGGGGCTGACTTCCAGGAGGAGCTGGGCCGCCAGAAGTACTTTGTGGTGAGCAGGGTGCGGGCAGGGGCGTGACACCGCCGGGGCGTTGGGGTGCAGTGGCTGTGCCTCGCAGGTGGGAGCCGGCGCCATCGGCTGCGAGCTGCTGAAGAACTTTGCCATGATGGGGCTggcagcggggccgggcggggacATCACCGTCACCGACATGGACACAGTCGCACACTCCAACCTGCACCGGCAGCTTCTCTTCCGTGAGGCTGATGTGGGGGTGAGCTCCCCCCAGGGGGGACCTGGGCGGTGTGGGGATGTGAGACAGGAGAGAGccatccctgctctgtgccctgcagaAGCCGAAGGCGCAGGTGGCTGCAGCCGCTGTACGGCTCATGAACCCGGACATCAAGGTGACGGCCCACCAGGTCCAGCTGGGCCCCGGCACCGAGAAGCTCTTTGGGAACGCTTTCTTCCAGCGGCTGGA from Lagopus muta isolate bLagMut1 chromosome 11, bLagMut1 primary, whole genome shotgun sequence encodes the following:
- the UBA7 gene encoding ubiquitin-like modifier-activating enzyme 7 isoform X2, with translation MAGARYSRQLLVLGDGGRRLREAAVLVGGLRGVGAQAAAALVLAGARRVVLHESGAARGGVQFLQGECSVEQNRAEASQRLLAALNPDVEVSVHSGELSEEFLTAFQVVVLTECPLEEQLRVGDICHANGVCFIVADAKGLAGQLFCDFGEHFVVRDPGEGDPLCATVQHISQGNPGIVTCAGADKNYGHRFSDGDLVMFSGVEGMVELNSSEPCPVRVLDGFRLEIGDTSTFSPYCGGGRVSEVRPRQEHSYEPLRQALAMPRIQARSSTELLRSRSLHAAFQALHAFCQERRRLPQPRASEDAERVLELARELGSALGPLDEDVVRAFASVSAGELCPVASFIGALAAQEAMKAITGKFLPLDQWFYFDALECLAVEGAARLMPEDCAPRGSRYDGQIAVFGADFQEELGRQKYFVVGAGAIGCELLKNFAMMGLAAGPGGDITVTDMDTVAHSNLHRQLLFREADVGKPKAQVAAAAVRLMNPDIKVTAHQVQLGPGTEKLFGNAFFQRLDGVVSALDTLTARAYLESCCIRSRTALLDTGTEGAKGNVLAMVPPLSQPLEPSSDPTDRSFPLCTLRFFPSAIEHTLLWARDEFEGLFQLPAESVNRFLGELPDEPVRWEGLVVPKQVQRSLQERPRDWGDCVRWACLHWQLRYHDSIKQLLHDVPPSHETSPRVPFWSGDKRCPHPLIFDPSNDTHLAYVEAAAQLLAHTYRLPSCGDRVATRDVLCHVVLPPFVPKDGRYVPTAEGMEEVEETLEPGQMLDLVQELAQWKQELGGGTEAMDPIHYDKDSDLHLSFITAASNLRAENYGIPPASRLTSQRIAGRIVPAIITTTAAVAALACLEVYKLVWRCRDLQCYRNSNLFLSYRGKEWSCWDRLEVRAIGEDGQAMTVRELLAWLQEEHGWTVTKLLRGSTMLYDGEEDEEMRAQQQAQRLSDGVERSAEPQQLELQYVCAGDELEDVCPPLLCTLP
- the TCTA gene encoding T-cell leukemia translocation-altered gene protein, translating into MAAVWEALGALGRELAAEWATQDVRAALCQLLLLWLGLSLMATRLAWRAYGEEVAALCYRPAARRPPAPGTDGGPAPARPRAHSLSPARRDGAAERHCPPRDGTAAEPGKTHRE
- the UBA7 gene encoding ubiquitin-like modifier-activating enzyme 7 isoform X1; the encoded protein is MAGARYSRQLLVLGDGGRRLREAAVLVGGLRGVGAQAAAALVLAGARRVVLHESGAARGGVQFLQGECSVEQNRAEASQRLLAALNPDVEVSVHSGELSEEFLTAFQVVVLTECPLEEQLRVGDICHANGVCFIVADAKGLAGQLFCDFGEHFVVRDPGEGDPLCATVQHISQGNPGIVTCAGADKNYGHRFSDGDLVMFSGVEGMVELNSSEPCPVRVLDGFRLEIGDTSTFSPYCGGGRVSEVRPRQEHSYEPLRQALAMPRIQARSSTELLRSRSLHAAFQALHAFCQERRRLPQPRASEDAERVLELARELGSALGPLDEDVVRAFASVSAGELCPVASFIGALAAQEAMKAITGKFLPLDQWFYFDALECLAVEGAARLMPEDCAPRGSRYDGQIAVFGADFQEELGRQKYFVVGAGAIGCELLKNFAMMGLAAGPGGDITVTDMDTVAHSNLHRQLLFREADVGKPKAQVAAAAVRLMNPDIKVTAHQVQLGPGTEKLFGNAFFQRLDGVVSALDTLTARAYLESCCIRSRTALLDTGTEGAKGNVLAMVPPLSQPLEPSSDPTDRSFPLCTLRFFPSAIEHTLLWARDEFEGLFQLPAESVNRFLGELPDEPVRWEGLVVPKQVQRSLQERPRDWGDCVRWACLHWQLRYHDSIKQLLHDVPPSHETSPRVPFWSGDKRCPHPLIFDPSNDTHLAYVEAAAQLLAHTYRLPSCGDRVATRDVLCHVVLPPFVPKDGRYVPTAEGMEEVEETLEPGQMLDLVQELAQWKQELGGGTEAMDPIHYDKDSDLHLSFITAASNLRAENYGIPPASRLTSQRIAGRIVPAIITTTAAVAALACLEVYKLVWRCRDLQCYRNSNLFLSVCLFFRIQPPPAPTYWYRGKEWSCWDRLEVRAIGEDGQAMTVRELLAWLQEEHGWTVTKLLRGSTMLYDGEEDEEMRAQQQAQRLSDGVERSAEPQQLELQYVCAGDELEDVCPPLLCTLP